A section of the Rhipicephalus sanguineus isolate Rsan-2018 chromosome 11, BIME_Rsan_1.4, whole genome shotgun sequence genome encodes:
- the LOC119374216 gene encoding uncharacterized protein LOC119374216, giving the protein MRITFMAASVWETEDTVLRLFARVKLDDKSLVKFDYVEPRTVMERPDWKRHLGRFWDRVAVKGTSMAIFLRHVFVDLTPLAITQYIFWEVVRQLGPLADYRLSTPDENAQLAEDRCFRVVYDVAGLAPLALVLAQEVSTETVLSAASFLSGLLRNVGATNVTTRVVDPRHLLQQTASSSSSPGRRAGDAVAPEDSLPDVHQDDEDGAIFDSFLRVMLALRERELDTLDALVAVPTEEDLLASHVTVDAKNRRVIVPTLMLVQPWFSPDVPRSFNYAGLGFAVVRELIRANIRLKARFPAKSTMAGNDCNHTTRGTDGRALETLLRVLDRSGRERNKLRLPGFLDSMSEEQLFFLAFCTGGCGKIETAHHAVGECNNVLRSTPHFGGSFHCIRGMHMNPTHLDRCDTPQPAIKSRRKLMFTGLYWRNVARKVANMWPHNLTVRYKQP; this is encoded by the coding sequence ATGAGAATCACCTTCATGGCCGCGTCTGTGTGGGAGACTGAGGACACGGTGCTGCGTCTCTTTGCCAGGGTCAAGCTGGACGACAAGTCACTCGTGAAGTTCGACTACGTGGAGCCCAGGACCGTCATGGAGCGCCCGGACTGGAAGCGCCACCTTGGCCGCTTCTGGGACCGCGTTGCCGTCAAGGGCACCTCCATGGCGATCTTTCTCAGGCACGTTTTCGTTGACCTGACGCCGCTGGCCATCACGCAGTACATCTTTTGGGAAGTGGTCCGACAGTTGGGACCCTTGGCCGACTACCGCCTATCGACTCCGGACGAGAACGCCCAGCTCGCCGAAGACCGCTGCTTCCGTGTCGTCTACGATGTCGCTGGGCTCGCACCCTTGGCATTGGTATTGGCGCAGGAGGTGAGCACAGAGACGGTTCTCTCGGCCGCGTCCTTTCTCTCTGGGCTTCTCCGAAACGTGGGCGCGACCAACGTTACCACGCGCGTGGTTGACCCAAGGCACCTACTGCAGCAGACGGCCTCTTCTTCGTCATCGCCCGGTCGTCGTGCCGGAGACGCTGTGGCCCCCGAGGATTCGTTACCGGACGTGCATCAGGATGACGAGGATGGCGCGATCTTCGACTCCTTCCTGCGCGTCATGTTGGCATTAAGGGAGCGGGAGCTGGACACGCTCGATGCCCTCGTGGCGGTGCCCACCGAGGAAGACCTGCTCGCGTCTCATGTCACTGTCGATGCCAAGAACAGACGCGTCATAGTGCCGACCTTAATGCTTGTTCAGCCCTGGTTCTCGCCTGACGTTCCGCGCAGTTTCAACTACGCCGGCCTAGGGTTCGCTGTCGTCAGAGAACTGATCCGCGCAAACATCCGCTTGAAGGCGCGTTTTCCCGCGAAGTCCACCATGGCAGGCAACGACTGCAATCACACGACCCGTGGTACCGATGGTCGTGCCCTGGAGACCCTACTGCGAGTCCTGGATAGATCAGGTCGCGAAAGGAACAAGCTGAGGCTCCCAGGCTTTTTGGATTCCATGAGCGAGGAACagcttttctttcttgccttctgtACAGGCGGCTGCGGCAAGATTGAGACCGCTCATCATGCCGTCGGCGAGTGCAACAATGTGCTTCGCAGCACGCCACACTTCGGCGGTTCGTTCCACTGCATTCGTGGAATGCATATGAATCCAACACACCTCGACCGATGCGACACTCCGCAGCCTGCGATAAAAAGCCGCAGGAAATTGATGTTCACTGGCCTTTACTGGCGCAACGTCGCGCGGAAGGTCGCGAATATGTGGCCACATAACTTGACAGTTCGCTACAAACAACCTTAA